The proteins below are encoded in one region of Tautonia marina:
- a CDS encoding glycosyltransferase family 4 protein produces MAAESASMAMAWVYDLNSCRGPTGVTRHALAQLERLMARPEIDLTVVSGRIGEPDGLAFWETLSDREHPPRRRELPIGTRNALRVWRFVPWPPLEVWTGRLDWIYCPAEYYVPTHRAKRAVTSHDVLQDVRYGGNSRRDLLGHAFGSADRVLSVSVFNTEQLLERFPECKGKVRIVPNAADDLFFAEPTEGERARVRGEVGLRPDQPFLLSVANFQPRKNLPRLVRATGRLPEVASGDLALVLVGEGEPGPAEAIRKEVAALGSKAKVVLPGYLQGTTLRALYAEARALAFPSTCESFGIPAVEAMAQGCPVALADSTALPEIAGEAGWYFDPEQDEAITATLRRVLDDEAERSRRVAIGRSIAAGFRWDQAHEALMTALREE; encoded by the coding sequence ATGGCGGCCGAGTCGGCGTCGATGGCGATGGCGTGGGTCTACGACCTGAACAGTTGCCGGGGGCCGACCGGAGTGACCCGGCACGCGCTGGCCCAGTTGGAGCGGTTGATGGCTCGGCCGGAGATTGACTTGACGGTCGTTTCGGGACGAATCGGCGAGCCGGATGGGCTGGCGTTCTGGGAAACCCTGAGCGATCGGGAGCACCCGCCGAGGCGGAGGGAATTACCGATCGGCACGCGAAACGCCCTGCGAGTCTGGCGGTTCGTGCCCTGGCCGCCGCTGGAGGTCTGGACGGGGCGGCTCGACTGGATCTATTGTCCGGCCGAGTATTATGTGCCGACGCATCGGGCGAAGCGGGCGGTGACGAGCCATGATGTCTTGCAGGATGTGCGGTACGGCGGGAACAGTCGGCGCGACCTGCTGGGGCATGCGTTCGGGTCGGCCGATCGGGTCTTGTCGGTCTCGGTGTTCAATACGGAGCAGTTGCTGGAGCGGTTTCCGGAGTGCAAGGGGAAGGTCCGGATCGTGCCGAACGCGGCCGATGACCTGTTCTTTGCTGAGCCGACCGAAGGGGAGCGGGCCCGGGTGCGCGGCGAGGTGGGGTTGAGGCCCGATCAGCCGTTCCTGCTCTCGGTGGCCAACTTCCAGCCGAGGAAGAACCTGCCGAGGCTGGTGCGGGCGACCGGACGCTTGCCGGAGGTGGCGTCGGGGGACCTGGCGTTGGTGCTCGTGGGAGAGGGGGAGCCGGGCCCGGCCGAGGCGATCCGCAAGGAAGTGGCCGCGCTGGGCTCGAAGGCGAAGGTGGTCTTGCCGGGGTATTTGCAGGGAACGACGTTGCGAGCGCTTTATGCCGAGGCCAGGGCGCTGGCGTTCCCATCGACGTGTGAGAGCTTCGGCATTCCGGCGGTCGAGGCGATGGCGCAGGGGTGCCCGGTGGCCCTGGCCGATTCGACCGCCCTGCCCGAAATCGCCGGAGAGGCCGGTTGGTACTTCGATCCCGAGCAGGACGAGGCGATCACCGCCACCCTGCGCCGCGTGCTCGATGACGAGGCCGAGCGGTCGCGACGGGTGGCGATCGGCCGCTCGATTGCCGCCGGCTTCCGCTGGGATCAGGCGCACGAGGCGTTGATGACGGCGTTGCGGGAGGAGTGA
- a CDS encoding heavy-metal-associated domain-containing protein produces MNPFRTLALLAAAALIVPAAAVATADRPAEEKTITLEGVHLCCGACVRAVDEAAKPIEGVTVTCDQDLGTVVMVSKDVKALQRTLDAITAAGYHGTPDSDLVIVKDDSGATDKPVETLTLTGLHNCCRGCAVAVQEALGEVEGIETIKAEPRSTTVTLSGKVIPLAAVEALNAAGFHVKVKND; encoded by the coding sequence ATGAACCCCTTCCGCACCCTCGCCCTGCTCGCCGCGGCCGCCCTCATCGTCCCGGCGGCCGCCGTGGCCACCGCCGACCGCCCGGCCGAGGAAAAGACGATCACCCTTGAAGGCGTCCACCTCTGCTGCGGCGCCTGTGTCCGCGCCGTCGACGAGGCGGCCAAGCCGATCGAGGGCGTCACCGTCACCTGCGATCAAGACCTCGGCACCGTGGTCATGGTTTCAAAGGACGTGAAGGCCCTTCAGCGCACCCTCGACGCCATCACCGCCGCCGGCTACCACGGCACGCCCGACTCCGACCTCGTCATCGTCAAGGACGACAGCGGGGCCACCGACAAGCCGGTCGAAACCCTCACCCTCACCGGCCTGCACAACTGCTGCCGAGGCTGCGCCGTCGCCGTCCAGGAAGCCCTCGGCGAGGTCGAAGGCATCGAGACCATCAAGGCCGAGCCCCGCTCCACCACCGTCACCCTCTCCGGCAAGGTCATCCCCCTCGCCGCCGTCGAGGCCCTCAACGCCGCCGGATTCCACGTGAAGGTCAAGAACGACTGA
- a CDS encoding Uma2 family endonuclease, giving the protein MASTTETIRLGPLDHGRRLTLEEFLDAEETPGYRYELARGVVEVVEVPNDDHGDIVCNIYDALSAYRREHPGRILRYGGASEFRLWLPTMVSGRNPDAAVVISGTAKGADGRRPASLAFEVVSPGAEARERDYRTKREEYLAYGLQEYWIVDPIERRITVLIRNGDSWVERPFTETQTAEGLVLPGFRVPVAELFAGAADDEGQGGAAAPGA; this is encoded by the coding sequence ATGGCCTCGACCACCGAAACGATCCGCCTCGGCCCGCTCGACCACGGCCGACGCCTGACGCTGGAAGAATTCCTCGACGCGGAGGAAACACCCGGATATCGCTATGAACTCGCGCGAGGAGTCGTCGAAGTGGTCGAGGTGCCGAACGATGATCACGGCGACATTGTCTGCAACATCTACGACGCCCTCTCGGCCTACCGCCGGGAGCACCCCGGCCGCATCCTCCGTTACGGCGGCGCCTCGGAGTTCCGCCTCTGGCTGCCGACGATGGTCTCGGGTCGCAACCCCGACGCCGCCGTCGTCATCTCGGGGACCGCGAAGGGAGCCGACGGCCGACGACCCGCCTCCCTCGCTTTCGAGGTCGTCTCCCCGGGCGCCGAGGCCCGCGAGCGGGATTACCGCACCAAGCGCGAGGAATACCTCGCCTACGGCCTTCAGGAGTACTGGATCGTCGATCCCATCGAGCGCCGGATCACCGTCCTGATCCGCAACGGAGACTCCTGGGTCGAACGTCCCTTCACCGAGACTCAAACCGCCGAGGGCCTCGTCCTCCCCGGCTTCCGCGTCCCGGTCGCCGAGCTGTTTGCCGGGGCAGCCGACGACGAAGGGCAGGGGGGAGCGGCCGCTCCTGGGGCTTGA
- the rpoC gene encoding DNA-directed RNA polymerase subunit beta': protein MSMGESAYDRINDYGAVKIGLASPYDIRSWSFGEVKKPETINYRTYRPEKDGLFCERIFGPEKDWECACGKYRGMKYKGMICDRCGVKVTHSRVRRKRMGHIELAAPVVHIWFFKAMPSRLGTLLDMRTTSLERIIYFQDYVVVDPGDTPLKERQLLTEEEFRKYRADYGDTFEADMGAEAIRKLLLRLDLVELSKQLRQELTETNSRQKIKDITKRLKVVESLRDSDNRAEWMVLEAIPVIPPDLRPLVLLDSGNFATSDLNDLYRRIINRNNRLKKLVDLNAPEVIIRNEKRMLQQAVDALFDNNRCKRPVLGSSNRPLKSLTDMIKGKQGRFRENLLGKRVDYSARSVIVVGPELKLHQCGLPKKIALELFQPFIIRRLKELGHADTIKSAKKMLERRTEEVWDILEEVIQNHPVLLNRAPTLHRMGIQAFEPVLVEGNAIRIHPLVCRGFNADFDGDQMAVHLPLSIEAQVEAMTLMMSTNNIFSPANGSPIISPSQDIVMGCYYLTVQRPGEHGEYRKEDGREFGVFASPMEVFQAFSQKKVGKHAMIKLRLPAHKSLRGDGEKEFTPGMVINTTVGRVIFNDTLPPRMPYYNMALGQKQLQMIIADCYLLLGRRETIHLLDNMKDIGFRESTRSGLSFATDDLKTPDNKQKILDDAEKEVVKNNKLYQRGIITELERYNKVLDAWTHARELITQQMMADLKSDVRGGEVYLNPIYLMADSGARGGVEQIRQLAGMRGLMAKPSGKIIETPIKANFREGLSVLEYFSSTHGARKGLADTALKTADSGYLTRKLADVAQNVVITMRDCGTTQGITKGTVYKGSSEKVEVAISQMVRGRVSRVNIVNPITDEVVVRENEMITVAAAKKLEEMQVEKIQVRSPLTCEAPLGVCQNCYGMDLATGRLVEQGMAVGIIAAQSIGEPGTQLTMRTFHIGGTATTGIEEKELKAKRDGIIKLVGINVVINDEGDQIALARNGEIQILDPKGRELEKYDVPDGSIMKVEDGQEVTRGSTLCEWDPHNIPILAEVGGKVRFEDIIEGETLRIEQDPRTGHNRSAIMEHKGDLHPQIILEDGEGKILDFYYIPERAGIEVQEGQLIKAGTVLAKTPREARRTMDITGGLPRITELFEARRPKEPAVIAEVDGKVEILEEKRRGKRIVIVRNESGVEREHQVPHGKYMKVHTGSRVRAGEPLVEGPLVPHDILRISGEEAVQRYLLREIQNVYRAQRVEIDDKHLEITVSQMLRKVKIESVGDTNLLPGSIVDKFEFRRTNQELLGCVKVKDPGDTDFRSGDIVPRDTFEVENNRVEENGGTKAEWVRPKPAAASTQLLGITKAAVQSESFISAASFQETTKVLTEAALAGKVDYLVGLKENVILGHLVPAGTGFKAHQEAEVRIRPEALEALAEKGPSFARYRDETPAPSAD from the coding sequence GTGAGCATGGGCGAGAGTGCCTACGATCGTATCAACGACTATGGGGCCGTCAAGATTGGCCTCGCCTCCCCCTACGACATCCGAAGCTGGTCGTTCGGTGAGGTCAAGAAGCCCGAAACGATCAACTACCGGACCTACCGCCCCGAGAAAGACGGCCTCTTCTGCGAGCGCATCTTCGGCCCCGAAAAGGACTGGGAATGCGCCTGCGGCAAGTACCGGGGCATGAAGTACAAGGGGATGATCTGCGACCGCTGCGGCGTGAAGGTCACGCACTCCCGCGTCCGCCGCAAGCGCATGGGACACATCGAGCTGGCCGCGCCGGTCGTCCACATCTGGTTCTTCAAGGCCATGCCCAGCCGTCTGGGCACGCTCCTTGACATGCGAACCACCAGCCTCGAACGCATCATCTACTTCCAGGACTACGTCGTCGTCGACCCCGGCGACACCCCCTTGAAGGAACGCCAGCTCCTGACCGAGGAGGAGTTCCGGAAGTACCGCGCCGACTACGGCGACACCTTCGAGGCCGACATGGGGGCCGAGGCCATCCGCAAGCTCCTCTTGCGGCTCGACCTCGTCGAACTCTCGAAGCAACTCCGGCAGGAACTGACCGAGACCAACAGCCGCCAGAAGATCAAGGACATCACCAAGCGCCTGAAGGTCGTCGAGAGCCTTCGAGACTCCGACAACCGGGCCGAGTGGATGGTCCTCGAAGCCATCCCCGTCATCCCGCCCGACCTGCGCCCGTTGGTCTTGCTCGATAGCGGCAACTTCGCCACCAGCGACCTGAACGACCTCTACCGCCGCATCATCAACCGCAACAACCGGCTCAAGAAGCTGGTCGACCTGAATGCGCCCGAGGTCATCATCCGCAACGAGAAGCGGATGCTCCAGCAGGCCGTCGACGCCCTCTTCGACAACAACCGCTGCAAGCGCCCGGTGCTCGGCTCGTCGAACCGCCCCCTCAAGTCGCTCACCGACATGATCAAGGGCAAGCAAGGGCGCTTCCGCGAGAACCTGCTCGGCAAGCGCGTCGACTACTCGGCCCGCTCCGTCATCGTCGTCGGCCCCGAGCTGAAGCTGCACCAGTGCGGCCTGCCGAAGAAGATCGCCCTGGAGCTGTTCCAGCCGTTCATCATCCGACGCCTCAAGGAACTCGGGCATGCCGACACCATCAAGTCGGCCAAGAAGATGCTCGAACGCCGCACCGAGGAGGTCTGGGACATCCTCGAAGAGGTGATCCAGAACCACCCGGTCCTGCTCAATCGCGCCCCGACCCTGCACCGCATGGGGATCCAGGCCTTTGAGCCGGTCCTTGTGGAAGGCAACGCCATCCGCATCCACCCGCTCGTCTGCCGAGGCTTCAACGCCGACTTCGACGGCGACCAGATGGCCGTTCACCTGCCCCTCTCGATCGAGGCGCAGGTCGAGGCCATGACCCTGATGATGTCCACCAACAACATCTTCAGCCCGGCCAACGGCAGCCCGATCATCAGCCCGTCGCAAGACATCGTCATGGGCTGCTACTACCTGACCGTGCAGCGCCCCGGCGAGCACGGCGAGTACCGCAAGGAAGACGGCCGCGAGTTCGGCGTCTTCGCCTCTCCCATGGAAGTCTTCCAGGCCTTCAGCCAGAAGAAGGTCGGCAAGCACGCCATGATCAAACTCCGCCTGCCCGCCCACAAATCCCTCCGCGGCGACGGCGAAAAAGAGTTCACCCCCGGCATGGTGATCAACACCACCGTCGGCCGCGTGATCTTCAACGACACGCTTCCCCCCCGAATGCCTTACTACAACATGGCACTCGGGCAGAAGCAGCTGCAAATGATCATCGCCGACTGCTACCTGCTGCTCGGCCGTCGTGAGACGATCCACCTGCTCGACAACATGAAGGACATCGGCTTCCGAGAGTCCACCCGCTCGGGCCTCTCCTTCGCCACCGACGACCTGAAGACCCCCGACAACAAGCAGAAGATTCTCGACGACGCCGAGAAGGAAGTCGTCAAGAACAACAAGCTCTACCAGCGCGGCATCATCACCGAGCTCGAACGCTACAACAAGGTGCTCGACGCCTGGACCCACGCCCGAGAGCTCATCACCCAGCAGATGATGGCCGACCTCAAGAGCGACGTCCGAGGCGGCGAGGTCTACCTCAACCCGATTTACCTGATGGCCGACTCCGGCGCCCGCGGTGGCGTCGAGCAGATTCGACAGCTCGCCGGCATGCGAGGCCTCATGGCCAAACCCTCCGGCAAGATCATCGAAACCCCGATCAAGGCCAACTTCCGTGAAGGCTTGTCGGTGCTGGAGTACTTCTCCTCCACCCACGGTGCCCGAAAGGGTCTGGCCGACACCGCCCTGAAGACCGCCGACTCGGGCTACCTCACCCGAAAGCTCGCCGACGTCGCCCAGAACGTCGTCATCACCATGCGAGACTGCGGCACCACCCAGGGCATCACCAAGGGGACCGTCTACAAGGGCAGCTCCGAGAAGGTCGAAGTCGCCATCAGCCAGATGGTCCGCGGCCGCGTCAGCCGGGTGAACATCGTCAACCCGATCACCGACGAGGTCGTCGTCCGCGAAAACGAGATGATCACCGTCGCGGCGGCCAAGAAGCTCGAAGAGATGCAGGTCGAGAAGATCCAGGTCCGCTCGCCGCTCACCTGCGAGGCTCCCCTCGGCGTCTGCCAGAACTGCTACGGCATGGACCTGGCCACCGGCCGACTGGTCGAGCAGGGGATGGCCGTCGGCATCATCGCCGCCCAGTCGATCGGCGAGCCGGGCACCCAGCTCACCATGCGGACCTTCCACATCGGTGGTACCGCCACCACCGGTATCGAGGAAAAGGAACTCAAGGCCAAGCGCGACGGCATCATCAAGCTCGTCGGCATCAACGTCGTCATCAACGACGAAGGGGACCAGATCGCCCTGGCCCGCAACGGCGAGATCCAGATCCTCGACCCCAAGGGCCGCGAACTCGAGAAGTACGACGTGCCCGACGGCTCGATCATGAAGGTCGAGGACGGCCAGGAAGTCACCCGAGGCTCCACCCTCTGCGAGTGGGACCCGCACAACATCCCCATCCTCGCCGAGGTCGGCGGTAAGGTCCGCTTCGAGGACATCATCGAGGGCGAAACCCTCCGCATCGAGCAGGACCCCCGCACCGGCCACAACCGCTCGGCCATCATGGAGCACAAGGGGGACCTGCACCCGCAGATCATCCTCGAAGACGGCGAAGGCAAGATCCTCGACTTCTACTACATCCCCGAGCGGGCCGGGATCGAGGTCCAGGAAGGCCAGCTCATCAAGGCCGGCACCGTCCTGGCCAAGACCCCCCGCGAAGCCCGCCGCACGATGGACATCACCGGCGGTCTCCCCCGGATCACCGAGCTGTTCGAGGCCCGTCGGCCCAAGGAGCCGGCCGTCATCGCCGAGGTCGACGGCAAGGTCGAGATCCTCGAAGAGAAGCGCCGAGGCAAGCGCATCGTCATCGTCCGCAACGAGTCGGGCGTCGAGCGCGAGCACCAGGTGCCGCACGGGAAGTACATGAAGGTCCACACCGGCAGCCGCGTCCGTGCCGGTGAGCCGCTCGTCGAAGGCCCGCTCGTCCCGCACGACATCCTCCGGATTTCCGGCGAGGAAGCCGTTCAGCGCTACCTGCTCCGCGAGATTCAGAACGTCTACCGTGCCCAGCGCGTCGAGATCGACGACAAGCACCTGGAGATCACCGTCTCCCAGATGCTCCGCAAGGTGAAGATCGAGTCCGTCGGCGACACGAACCTTCTTCCTGGCTCAATCGTCGACAAGTTCGAATTCCGCCGGACCAACCAGGAACTGCTCGGCTGCGTCAAGGTCAAGGACCCCGGCGACACCGACTTCCGCTCCGGCGACATCGTCCCCCGCGACACCTTCGAGGTCGAGAACAACCGCGTCGAGGAGAACGGCGGCACCAAGGCCGAGTGGGTCCGCCCCAAGCCCGCCGCCGCCAGCACCCAGCTCCTCGGCATCACCAAGGCCGCCGTGCAGTCCGAGAGCTTCATCTCCGCCGCCAGCTTCCAGGAGACGACCAAGGTCCTCACCGAGGCCGCCCTGGCCGGCAAGGTCGACTACCTCGTCGGCCTGAAGGAGAACGTCATCCTCGGCCACCTCGTCCCCGCCGGCACCGGCTTCAAGGCCCACCAGGAGGCCGAGGTCCGCATCCGCCCCGAGGCCCTCGAAGCCCTCGCCGAAAAAGGCCCCAGCTTCGCCCGCTACCGCGACGAGACCCCCGCCCCCTCGGCCGACTAA
- a CDS encoding sulfotransferase family 2 domain-containing protein has translation MTQLLSSAYWALPHDLRRSLSKLSSPTQYRKRCSLRQQGQNGVGLEPLDRHHAIFVHIPKAAGTSIVKSLFGCEGGWHMTLRQYSLIYSAEELNAAFKFTFVRNPWDRLYSAFSYLKAGGRNQADRQWAEQHLARVADFPTFVHEWLPRVDLESSYTHLIPQYRFLRIQGDTPRVDFIGRFETIADDYETIRARIGTGEPLAHLNPSSRAHDYRDVYTEDMKQIVAQAYHKDISLFHYTFEGFTTT, from the coding sequence ATGACCCAACTCCTGAGTTCCGCCTACTGGGCCTTGCCGCACGACCTCCGACGATCCCTCTCGAAACTCTCGTCACCAACCCAGTACCGCAAGCGATGCTCGCTTCGCCAGCAAGGCCAGAACGGCGTCGGCCTGGAACCCCTCGACCGCCATCACGCCATCTTCGTGCATATTCCCAAGGCCGCCGGAACCTCCATTGTCAAAAGCCTGTTCGGCTGCGAGGGAGGCTGGCACATGACCTTGCGGCAATACAGCCTGATCTACAGCGCCGAGGAACTGAACGCCGCCTTCAAATTCACCTTCGTCCGCAATCCCTGGGACCGGCTCTACAGCGCCTTTTCCTACCTCAAGGCCGGGGGACGCAACCAGGCCGATCGGCAGTGGGCCGAACAGCACCTGGCCCGGGTGGCCGACTTCCCCACCTTCGTCCATGAGTGGCTGCCCCGCGTCGACCTCGAATCCAGTTACACGCACCTGATCCCGCAGTACCGCTTCCTCCGGATCCAGGGCGATACCCCCCGGGTCGACTTCATCGGCCGGTTCGAGACGATCGCCGACGATTACGAGACCATCCGGGCCCGAATCGGCACCGGCGAGCCGCTGGCCCACTTGAACCCCTCGTCACGAGCCCACGACTATCGAGACGTCTACACCGAGGACATGAAACAGATCGTCGCCCAGGCCTACCATAAGGACATCTCCCTGTTCCACTACACGTTCGAGGGCTTCACAACCACCTGA
- a CDS encoding glycosyltransferase family 25 protein, which translates to MSLADLFERILIVSLPSRTDRRRDMVKQLQHAGMPLQPGRVEFFDAIRPDDAGGFPSIGARGCFLSHLTLLSQARDDRLANLLVIEDDLSFTSRFLRDQSLVVDRFRSTPFELVYLGHKLFESPTEPEPAEGATFIPWRGRIDQTHFYGINRETIARLAECLDQIRQRPPGHPEGGPMQIDGGFNTFRRQNPDVTTLIAVPELGVQRSSRSDIASAKFFDRIPVLRDLADMARSVRRRSQSGQPR; encoded by the coding sequence ATGTCACTTGCCGACCTGTTTGAACGGATCCTCATCGTCAGTCTCCCGTCTCGAACGGACCGACGGCGAGACATGGTCAAGCAACTCCAACACGCCGGAATGCCGCTGCAACCGGGTCGGGTGGAATTCTTCGACGCCATCCGTCCCGACGACGCCGGCGGCTTCCCCAGTATCGGGGCCCGAGGCTGTTTCCTCAGCCACCTCACGCTGCTTTCCCAGGCCCGAGACGATCGCCTCGCCAACCTGCTCGTGATCGAGGACGACCTGTCGTTCACCTCGCGGTTTCTCCGCGATCAATCGCTCGTGGTCGATCGGTTCCGATCCACCCCGTTTGAACTCGTCTACCTGGGTCACAAACTCTTCGAATCCCCCACCGAACCCGAGCCCGCCGAGGGCGCCACGTTCATCCCCTGGCGCGGGCGGATCGATCAAACCCACTTCTACGGGATCAATCGCGAGACCATCGCTCGACTCGCCGAGTGTCTCGATCAGATCCGGCAGCGGCCCCCCGGCCACCCCGAAGGCGGCCCCATGCAGATCGACGGCGGGTTCAACACCTTCCGCCGCCAGAATCCCGACGTGACCACCCTGATCGCCGTGCCCGAACTCGGCGTGCAGCGCAGCTCTCGCAGCGACATCGCGTCCGCAAAATTCTTCGACCGCATCCCCGTCCTCCGCGATCTGGCCGACATGGCTCGATCGGTGCGCCGACGGTCGCAGAGCGGCCAACCTCGCTGA